A stretch of DNA from Methanolinea mesophila:
TAAAGCAAAGGTACCAGTCCTTGCACTCGTACCCTTCAGAGAGCCTTTTATCCATCTCGGCCTTATTCTTCGGCGCAGGAACCACTACTTTGTCTCCCGGCTGCCAGTTGGCAGGGGTGGCGACCCCGTACTTGTCCGAGGTCTGGAGCGCTTTGACCAGCCGGATGATCTCGGGGATGTAGCGGCCGTTGGACGAGGGGTAATAGATCATGGCTCTCATGATCCCCTTGTCGTCGATGAAAAAGACGGTGCGGATTGTGGCGGTGTCACTGATTCCCGGGTGTAACATTCCGTACTTTTTGGCTACCTTCATATCCAGGTCCGCGATGATGGGGAACGGGATCTCGACCCCCATCTTCTCCTTCACGCTCCGGATCCAGGCCAGGTGGGAATGGACGGAATCGATGGAAAGGCCGATCAACTGCACGTTGAGGGCCTTTAATTCTTCAGCAACCCCAGAAAATGCGATAAACTCGGTAGTACAGACGGGGGTGAAGTCTGCGGGATGAGAGAACAACACCACCCATTTCCCCTTGAGGTCCGACAGTTTCAGGGGGCCGTTGGTCGTAGCCGCCTCGAAGTCCGGCGCAGGCTCTCCAAGAACCGGCATGCTGCTGAAATCTCCGCACATCGCAATCACTTCAGGAATTCTTCCGCGGCGGATTTACCATAGACATACGCCGGCATTCCGGCAAGGAGGAAGGCGACTCTCATAGCCTCGTCCATCTCTTCCATGGTGACTCCGAGATGTTTTGCACCCGCCATTTGTGCCCTCACCGCATGGCGGTCACGAAGGGCTGCGGCGATTGCTACCGCGATCAGTTTCTTGGTCTTTTTCGACAGCGCTCCGTCGGCCCACACCATCTGATCGAGGGCCATGACGGATTTATAGAGCGCCGGGTCGATCTTCTGCAGGTCCTCAAAGATCTTCGGGACCTTGCCGATCTTGTCTTCCAGGTCTTTTAACTGTTTATCCATTCTCATTCACCCCTTTATGCGGTTCATCGGCTGGCCACAGCAGACCAGTTCTCCTCCCCCGGCCACCTTGACGACCACGACGTTTCCGCATATCTCACATTCATATACTTCTCCCTCTTTCGAAACATTGACCATTCTTCTAAAACCTCCTTTCAATGTACATTCTGTAACGGGAACTGGCGCTAATAAGCAAAAAAAGTTATGGAAGCGGGAAGGGCAGAATGAATGACGTTCGCCCGGAAAGAAAAAAAGCTAAAAAGAGATCTTTACTGAAGACTGTCTCCGCGCTTCGGCGGTTTCTTCGCATCCTCCGGCGTTTTGATATCCGGACGGATATGTGTCATGGGGAAGCACTGATATTCTGCACAGGCGCAGTGGGGGCACTTCCTCAGGTCCTGCTCGGTTTTATCCAGTTCATATTCTCGTCCGCAATCGAGACAGACATACTTGCCGGGCCCAACTTTCTGGCCTGCCGTCACCTTTTCGGTCACTTGAATCACCTAACTCCTCTTTAGGCGTGAAAGTTATTTATCATTTGTGTTTGGGAATCCAAAATGAGGAGGACTCACCAAAATTCGCCTGATATCGGGGAGATTTCAGGTAACAATCCGGGTCTGGTTCCAAAGATATATGCGTTCCCGGGAGGAAACACTCGTTCATGCCGCCAACCGTGATAGGAGTCCTCGGAAGCCCCCTCTACTCCGGGAATACGGCGAAACTCCTCGATCGTGCACTGGACGGGGCGAAAGATGCAGGGTGCACGGTGGAGAAGATCGAGGTATGCAGGCTTGATTTCCGGTCATGCAGGGAGATCTTCTATTGCGTCGAGCACGACACATGTGCCATGAAGGACGACATGACCCCCATGTATGCCCGTTTTTCCACCCTTGACGGGGTGATCCTTGCCTCGCCGGTCATGACCATGGGGATCCCCGGAGTCCTGAAATCGTTCATGGACCGGTTCCAGGTCTATTTCATGGCAAAATACGTGCGGAATTCCCCATTCGTCCCAAAAGAGAAACGTGATCGCCGCAAAGGGCTCTATATCGCGATTTCAGGGATGAACGTCCCGTACGTGTTCGACGGGGCGAAACTCACCGTGAAGGCATTTTTCTCCATCATCGATGTGGAATACTGGGGAGAACTGCTCATCCCCGATATGGATAACATCCGGGACATCACCACCCGCCCTGAGCACCTCGAAGAGGCGTACCGGAAAGGATACGAAATGGGGCGGGCGCTTGTTTCTGAATCATGAGATGGCGGACACCGGGAATTTCCCGGTGTCCCCTACGTGGAGGATTTGAGTTCCGGGAAATCCTGGAATTCCTTTTTTACCGATCAGACCTGTCCCCGCTCTTTGAGAGACACGAATCCATCGCCGGTCACGATGAGGTGATCGAGTACCCTGATCCCCAGGAGTTCTCCTGCCTCTACCAGCTGGCGGGTTATGGCCAGGTCCTGGCTGCTGGGCTCCAGGGTCCCCGACGGGTGGTTATGCACGCAGATCACCGCGGCCGCCCGGTCGGCGATGGCATCCGCAAAGACCTCCCTGGGGTGCACGAGGCTGTGGTTCAGCAGGCCGACGGTCACGATCCGGGTCTCGATAACCTCATTCGCCCCGTTGAGGGTGACGACCACGAAATGTTCCTGCCGTTTTCCCTCGAGGAATTTTACCAGGGGGAGCACGTCGACAGGGCCGGCGATCTTTACCCGCTTCCCCGGGGGAGGCAGGTACCGGCGGGCGAGCTCGAACGAGGCCAGGATCTGGGACGCTTTTGCAGCCCCCATCCCCTTTATCCCTGCAAGGGTTGAGAAGCGCAGATCGCTCAACGGTTCGAGCGCCCGGACGACCTCTCCTGAGACCTCGAACACATCCTTCCCCTTCATCCCGCTCCCGATGATCGCGGCTACCAGTTCCCTGTCAGAGAGCGATTCAGCCCCACTGCGGGCCAGTTTCTCACGGGGGCGATCGGCGGGGTCGATATTCCGGATCTTCTTCATACCTGGGTGCCACCTTGATTGATCGGAAATTTTTCTCACGGTGGGACACAAAGGCCTGTCGTTTTATCCCCGCCTCCCGTTCTGCAGGGGTGACGGTTCCCCTGTGTCACTCATTAATTTCTTCGGAATGCCGAACGAGGCCCCGAGTGCGTGCACCCGTGAAATCAAGGCCCGGACATGTGCCCGTATCGTGGGAGAAGAGCCGGAGGGAGGGCGGGAACCATACCTTGATATGAATTTCGTCCCACACTACTCCCCATGGCAACAATGGAAGATGCAATGGAGGCATTCGCCGGGGAATCCCAGGCGAACCGGAAGTACATGATTTTTGCCGACCAGGCGGTCGCCGAGGGATTCCCTCATATCGCGAGGCTGTTCCGGGCGGCATCGGAGGCAGAAGCGATCCACGCGAAGAAACTGATGAAAGCGATGGGTAAGGTGGAGAGCACCGAGAAGAACCTGGAAGGTGCGGTCGCCGGGGAGACCCACGAATTCAAGAATATGTATCCCGGGTTCCTCAAGGATGCGGAAGCGGAGAAGAAGAGCGACATGGCCCTGGTCTTCACCTACGCAATGAAAGCCGAGGAAATACATGCAAACCACTACAAGGACGCTTTGAAGGCCCTGAAAGCAGGCCAGGACATGTCCAACCGGACCGTGTATCTCTGCCCCGCATGCGGGGCGATCTTCCTCGAGCCCGCGCCCGAAAAGTGCCCGGTGTGCAGTGCGGTCAGGAAGATATTCCGGGTTATCGAATAATCACACGACCCTTTTTTATACGGAAATGCCCCCGGCATTTCATTTCGAATGCCTGCGTCCTGGAAAGGAATCATGTGATTTTTCACGCGGGGATGACCCCCGTGCACGCATCGCCGACGGCGCGACCTGACCGGATCGGCCGTCTCCGAAGCTTTATACCCGGTCAGGGGCATAGAAACGGATGAATGCCGAAGGTCACAGTATACTATACCCAGGGGTGCCCGTACTGCAGGATGGTCAAAGCGTTCCTGGATAAGCACGGGGTGGAGTACGAGGCCATTGATGTGGGCGCCGATAAAGAGGCCGCCAAGAAGATGGTGGAGATCTCCGGGCAGTACGGTGTCCCGGTGACCACGGTTGACGAAGAGGTGATCGTCGGGTTTGACAGCCAGCG
This window harbors:
- a CDS encoding zinc ribbon-containing protein gives rise to the protein MIQVTEKVTAGQKVGPGKYVCLDCGREYELDKTEQDLRKCPHCACAEYQCFPMTHIRPDIKTPEDAKKPPKRGDSLQ
- a CDS encoding peroxiredoxin, with translation MPVLGEPAPDFEAATTNGPLKLSDLKGKWVVLFSHPADFTPVCTTEFIAFSGVAEELKALNVQLIGLSIDSVHSHLAWIRSVKEKMGVEIPFPIIADLDMKVAKKYGMLHPGISDTATIRTVFFIDDKGIMRAMIYYPSSNGRYIPEIIRLVKALQTSDKYGVATPANWQPGDKVVVPAPKNKAEMDKRLSEGYECKDWYLCFKKI
- the radC gene encoding RadC family protein — translated: MKKIRNIDPADRPREKLARSGAESLSDRELVAAIIGSGMKGKDVFEVSGEVVRALEPLSDLRFSTLAGIKGMGAAKASQILASFELARRYLPPPGKRVKIAGPVDVLPLVKFLEGKRQEHFVVVTLNGANEVIETRIVTVGLLNHSLVHPREVFADAIADRAAAVICVHNHPSGTLEPSSQDLAITRQLVEAGELLGIRVLDHLIVTGDGFVSLKERGQV
- a CDS encoding desulfoferrodoxin FeS4 iron-binding domain-containing protein, whose amino-acid sequence is MVNVSKEGEVYECEICGNVVVVKVAGGGELVCCGQPMNRIKG
- a CDS encoding rubrerythrin family protein; this encodes MATMEDAMEAFAGESQANRKYMIFADQAVAEGFPHIARLFRAASEAEAIHAKKLMKAMGKVESTEKNLEGAVAGETHEFKNMYPGFLKDAEAEKKSDMALVFTYAMKAEEIHANHYKDALKALKAGQDMSNRTVYLCPACGAIFLEPAPEKCPVCSAVRKIFRVIE
- a CDS encoding flavodoxin family protein; translated protein: MPPTVIGVLGSPLYSGNTAKLLDRALDGAKDAGCTVEKIEVCRLDFRSCREIFYCVEHDTCAMKDDMTPMYARFSTLDGVILASPVMTMGIPGVLKSFMDRFQVYFMAKYVRNSPFVPKEKRDRRKGLYIAISGMNVPYVFDGAKLTVKAFFSIIDVEYWGELLIPDMDNIRDITTRPEHLEEAYRKGYEMGRALVSES
- a CDS encoding carboxymuconolactone decarboxylase family protein — encoded protein: MDKQLKDLEDKIGKVPKIFEDLQKIDPALYKSVMALDQMVWADGALSKKTKKLIAVAIAAALRDRHAVRAQMAGAKHLGVTMEEMDEAMRVAFLLAGMPAYVYGKSAAEEFLK